One genomic segment of Deltaproteobacteria bacterium includes these proteins:
- a CDS encoding type II toxin-antitoxin system RelE/ParE family toxin gives MVSIKALPEFSRWMDGLPDAKVRAIVAARVRRLSFGHAGDVAPVGEGVSELRIHVGSGWRVYFVQRGSEVIVLLAGGSKKSQTADIRKAKALAKTLE, from the coding sequence ATGGTTTCAATAAAGGCGCTTCCAGAGTTCTCCCGGTGGATGGATGGCCTACCCGATGCCAAGGTGAGGGCGATCGTCGCGGCGCGCGTTCGGCGCTTGTCGTTTGGCCATGCTGGAGATGTCGCCCCGGTGGGTGAAGGCGTTTCGGAACTTCGGATCCATGTTGGCTCGGGCTGGCGCGTTTACTTCGTGCAGAGGGGTAGCGAAGTGATCGTGCTGTTGGCGGGAGGCTCCAAAAAGAGCCAGACCGCCGATATTCGCAAGGCCAAGGCATTGGCCAAGACGTTGGAATGA
- a CDS encoding putative addiction module antidote protein: MAKRTKVSELQEFDAAPYLDSEEAVAAYLTDILEANDPALLAAALGDIARARGMTEIAKASGIAREALYKALRADAQPRFDTINKVCAALGVRLVVQPIHV; the protein is encoded by the coding sequence ATGGCGAAGCGAACAAAAGTGAGCGAACTTCAAGAGTTTGATGCGGCGCCCTACCTCGACTCCGAAGAAGCGGTCGCCGCATACCTGACCGACATTCTGGAGGCGAACGATCCAGCCTTGCTTGCCGCCGCACTGGGTGACATTGCCCGTGCGCGTGGCATGACGGAAATAGCAAAGGCCTCGGGCATTGCCCGAGAGGCCCTGTACAAGGCTTTGCGGGCTGATGCGCAGCCTCGGTTTGACACCATCAACAAGGTCTGCGCCGCGCTCGGAGTACGGCTTGTTGTGCAGCCA